AGGCAGGGGATAGATGGTGCCAGAAACTACAGGAATAGCTCAAGTTTTTGATACCAAAAATTGGGAAATACGTAAAGAGAATGTTTTTCTCCTAATTTATGCAAGTAGGAGAACTCTTACAATGATGTAACATTTATACCAAATATAGCAGGTATAAAACAGGTCACTTTTAATGGGAGAATAACACAAAATCTAATCTCCCCTACAATAACCAGGATAAAATTTCTTTACTcagctctttctcttttctgctaCAGACCCAGCAGGACGCCAATGCCTCTTCCCTCTTGGACATCTATAGCTTCTGGCTCAAGTAAGCCTTCCCTGTACCACTAtggctgttttctccccctaaatGGGCTGGGCTGTGTTCCTTGGTTTGGGAGGTCCTGATCTCCCAGAAGTTAGCCTAATCTGCCTCAGCAGGTCCACCAAGGCCCCAAAGCGGAAGTTACAGGCAAATGGACCAGTGACTAAGAAGGCTAAGAAAAAGACCTCATCCAGTGACAGCAGTGAGGACAGCAGTGAGGAGGAAGAAGCCCAAGGGCCTCCATCTAAGAAAGCTGGTAAGGCCAGGCAGGGAGTTGGGGGGGGCTAGTGGTTTCAGGAAAAGGATTTGTAGTCTGCTTGTACCATATGGCTGATTCTTACTGGGACGTGTTCTTTTGTTCAGCTGTACCTGCCAAGCAGATCAGTCTGCCTCAGCATCCCGGAAAGGCTGCATCCAAAGAGTCAGAGAGCAGCAGCAGTGAAGAATCCAGTGATGAtgataaggaggaagacaaaaataaaaagcctgtCCAGGTCTGCAGCTTTGGGAAGGAAAGGGGTTTGCTTAAGGcattagaaagaaaaaacttaaaatcTTGGCTTCTAGCTTCTGGCCAAGGGATGGTAGTGGGTATACAACAGGTGATTATGGGAAAGAAAATCTGGGGACTCTAAAAGAAGCAACAGAAGTATGAGGTCTGGAAAAGATATATGAGGTTGAAGTTGAACTTTGAATCCAGAGGAAATTCAACCCCTCCTGCTTCCCTGGTATTTCTCTGGGACACTGTCTAGGACTCCAAGAGTAAGACAGTATTTTGTAGATAGGTGTTGGGAGCTCTAGGCAGGGAATAGCAGGGACAGGGCCAATATATAAAGTGGctgaactttttctttctttcttttttttttttttttaataattttgtttattttttttcccccaaagccccggtagatagttgtatgtcatagctgcacatccttctagttgctgtatgtgggacgcggcctcagcatggccggagaagcggtgcgttggtgcgcgcccgggatccgaaccccgggccgccagcagcggagtgcgcgcacttaactgctaagccacaggtccGGCCCCatgaactttttatttcttattaagaGTTTGTTACCCTTTCCATATGCTGTCCTGTTTAGCTTTCCCTTGCTGTCACTGCTCCATTTTGTTGTTAGTACCATggagttgattccgactcctagcaaccctgtgtacagcagagcggaaccctgcccagtctttctgcGCCATCTTCTTGCTTTCCggagctgtatcagacaatggTCTGCTTCTATTCGTAGGattttcatggctaatttttttggaagtgggtggctaggtccttcttcTATTCTGGAATctccgctgaaacctgttcaccatgggtgaccctgcaggtatttgaaataccagtgggggcaaaaaaaaaatgaaataccagTGGTATAGCTTCCAGCATCACAGTAACACAcggctgccacagtatgacaactgagagATACATGGTATGGTTCCGTgactgactgggaaacgaacctaggctgtggtggtgagagctTCAAATCTTAACTGCTAGACCACCAGGGCAGGCTTACTACTCTGTTAGCccctaaaaaataaaaggaacctAGGAAGCTTTCTGCCTTAGGATGCCCTTTGGATACCCAGAAGCTCTTGCTTATTCTCCTCGTTGTGTGTTTTCTCACAGAAGGGAGTTAAGCCCCAAGCGAAGGCAGTTAAAGCTCCTCCTAAGAAGGCCAAGAGCTCTGATTCTGATTCTGACTCTGACTCAAGCTCAGAGGATGAGGCACCAAAGAACCAGAAGCCAAAGACAACACCTGTGGCAGCTAAAACTCAGGCTAAAGCCCCAGCCAAACCAGGTACTGTTTCTGTTCGCAAGAGCCTGAGCTGGGGACTAGGTAGCTCTGGAGACTGGTAGTAAAATTGCTCATTCAGCACAGAGGTGAAATGGCACCCCTAGTTGAACTAGAGATGTTGATtagtgtcatttttttaaaaagtttttaattaataagtaaaatatttcataattaggGACTAGTAACTAGACAGTCTTCAGCAAGGGAAAATGTGTTTTAACAAATGGTATCGGTTTGGCATTTTTTAGTTTGGCATTTCATAGacattttgtattcccacaaATCCCATTCTTCTGTGACCGCTTATACCTCTATTCTTTGTCCTTTTCACTACCATTTTttctcctgtactttcattccatgggacaaatgagaatttttattttcttttgtaattttcctATGATGAAGATTAGGTTATGATTTATAGGAGCTTCTCTGAATAGAAGTTGGAGTAAAAGACTTCAGGGGGCATATATAAATTATTTGCATcatatcatttttgtgtgtgtgtgtgaggagatcagccctgtgctaacatctgccaatcctcttcttcttgtgctgaggaagactggccctgggctaacatctgtgcccatcttcctccactttatgtgggacgccaccacagcatggcttgccaagcagtgcgtcggtgtgcatccgggatctgaaccagcgaaccccaggccgctgcagcggagcgcaggcacttaactgcttgcgccaccgggctggcccccatcatatcatttttttaaagatagttttCTTTCTGAAATTGGGCAGGAAAGTCATCCTTTGATACAGTAAACCATGGCAGTCTCCTTCAAACCTGCTCAACAGGCAAGAGAATTGATAGAGTCCTAAGTTCTGAGCTAATAGTAAGGAGGTTTTTATGATTCTTTAATGCCTTGATACCCCTTACACTATTTCTTTTGTCATCTTAGGCACACCAGCTCGGGCAGCACCGAAAGTAGCCAATGGCAAAGCAGTTAGTGgtaatagcagcagcagcagcagcagtagcagcagcagtagtAGTGATGACtcagaggaggagaaggcagcACCCATCTCCAAGAAGGTCTGGGCCATAACTGCTACCAgggaagaaggggccaggggcatCGGGGGAGGGTCTCCATTTCCTGTAGGATTGGTTGGGTCAACATTTTCCTGTGGTGACTAATTTTCTCTGGATGATGCAGACTGTACCTAAAAAGCAAGTTGTGGCCAAGGCCCCAGTGAAAGCAGCTGCTGCCCCTACCCGAAAGAGTTCCAGCAGTGAGGACTCCTCCagtgatgatgaggaggaggagcagaaaaAACCCATGAAGAAAAAACCAGGTGACTGTACATGGGGAGTCAAGCTGCACAACTGTGACCAGGGCCTAGTTGCAGGAGGACCTCTGTAGTCACCACATAGAGCTCTCCACAGGGCCGCTTGACATGTCAACTAGCTTttcccagagaaaggagaaagccgcattgccttttatgacctactCAGAAATGGCATGCCATCAtctctgccatattctatttattagaaatgagtcactaattctagcccacactcaagggaaggggaatTAAGCTCCATTTCTAGAAGGGAGtggtatcaaagaatttgtgtacatattttaaaaccaccacactgTCCCTTTTAAACAGGTCCCTATAGTTCAGTCCCCCCGCCTTCTGCTCCCCCACCCAAGAAGTCCTTGGGAACCCAGGCTCCCAAGAAAGCTGCAGAGAAGAAACAGGCTGTGGAGAGCAGTGAGGAGAGCAGCGATGAGTCTGGTGAGTCATCACTGGTGCTGAGTGGGTCTAGGGAGTGTATGAGGAATAAGGAAGACAAAAACGTTCTCTCTCTCTTGGTTTTCACTGAAGCAAGACAAGGCTAAGGCTCTCTATAGGTCTTTGCatccttctttttattgctgCTGGTTGGGTCGGGATTCTGGACCCAGCCTAATGCCATAGGTTCTCTCCAGATTCAAGttctgaggaagaaaagaaaccccCAGCTAAGGCAGTCATCTCTAAAGCAGCCACTAAACCAGCTCCAACAAAGAAGGCAGCAGAGAGCTCTTCAGACAGCTCGGGTAAGGCATATGGAGGCCCTCAGGGCAGTAGGAGCTCCAGGGTCTCCCCTTAGTCTGCTTTGGGGAGCTATTCATCCTATCCTCTCTGTCTAGACTCTGACAGTTCTGAGGATGAAGCTCCTGCAAAGCCAGCCAGTACCACCAAGAGTCCCTCAAGTAAGCCAGCTGCCACTCCCAAGCAGCCTGCAGCTAAACTAGCCACAACTCCCAAGCAGCCTGCAAGCAGTGGCCCAAAGCCTCTGACCAGAAAGGCTGATAGCAgctccagtgaggaggagagcaGTTCTagtgaggaggagaagacaaAGACGACTGTGGCCACCTCTAAGTCCAAGGTGACGACCAAAGCAGCTCCATCTTTGCCTGTCAAACAGGCCTCTCAGGGTGATGGGGACAGCAGCTCTGATTCAGACAGCTCCAGCAGTgaggaggaggaacagaagaCATCTAAATCTCCAGTTAAAAAGAAGCCACAGAAGGCATCAGGAGCTATAGCCCCTTCTAAGCCAGCCTCCACAAAGAAAGCAAAGGCTGAGAGCAACAGCAGTTCTTCCTCTGATGActccagtgaggaggaggaggagaagcccaAGGGCAAGGGCACTCCAAGACCACAAGCCCCCAAGACCAGTGGCAACTCTGCGCTGACTGCCCAGAATGGAAAAGCAGACGGcaacgaggaggaggaggaaaagaaaaaggtggTAGTGGCAGTCTCTAAGCCAGGTCTGTATACAAAGAACCTGCCCCCAGGGTTTGTCCTCCCACATCAGGATGGGATATACTCTTGGGGGGATagggtggtggggggaggagtCCCATGGCTAGGCTTCTGGTTGCAGGCCCTGTGTGAAAAcctgggaggaggaagaggaaactgGTCTCCTGAGTCTGGCTTTTTGTTTGGTAGGTTCAGGAAAGAAGCGGAAGCAGAATGAAGCTTCCAAGGAGGTAGAGACTCCTCAAGCCAAGAAGATAAAGCTCCAGACCCCCAATACATTtccaaaaaggaagaaagtaagTTGTCTGATTTTCTCAGGAGCTAGTCTTTAAAGAGTAGAAAGAAATATCTGGGATCATCCTGACAGCTCTCTGCCTGGCCTGGTACATGTGCACATGTGTATAGCTCAGGAGGGCTTTTCTGTTACATGACGATTCCATCTTTAATTTCCTACTTCATTCTTCTCCAGGGAGAAAAAAGGGCGTCGTCCCCATTCCGAAGGATCAGggaggaggaaattgaggtgGATGCTCGAGTGGCTGACAACTCCTTTGATGCCAAGGTGAGGAGAGAGGGTGTTTACCAATCTTGAGGAGGGTGGGGTGGAAGAGAGGACAGCTTTTGGTTCATGTTGATGGGAAGCTTTCTGGGTTCAGGTTGCCTGAGCAGGGGAAAGGAAGTGACAAGGCCCTGGTGTTGTCCTTCTGTGTGTTAACCACTTCTCTCTTTTTACTAGCGAGGTGCAGCTGGAGACTGGGGGGAGCGAGCCAATCAGGTTCTGAAGTTCACCAAAGGCAAATCCTTCCGGCATGAGAAAACCAAGAAGAAGCGGGGCAGCTACCGGGGAGGCTCCATCTCTGTCCAGGTCAATTCCATTAAGTTTGACAGCGAGTGACCTGGGGCCATCTGTGGCGAAGCAGGGATGATGATCCGAGACCACTTACTTTCCCCAGtgaacctgggaaccctcagCTCTATTAGGGGAGGGTTTTGGTGAGGACAGCAATTTAGAATAGGTCCGAGGACTTTGCATTGTGACATCCTCTCTGGTCTTTTTCTGTGTTTGTGGTTTTGTATGGATTTGGTTTTGAGTGTTGAGTAGCAAGGACAAGGTAAGGGAgtgttcttttttaagaaaaaaattcattttagttattgtcCCCCTTCTCCCTGTTCTGTGGAAGTCCTCATACTGagaaatttgtatattttatattaaataatttcctATTGATTTTTGTTGTGATTTTCAGAGGTGGGTTCCCACAGATAAAATCTTAACTATTGCCTAAGACATAGTTAAGGTCACATGTGTATGAATTTTTATAATTGAAGAATTCTGCATGTGTGAGTGCACATGTCCACATTTCATCCCTCCTACCCCTCAGAGCCCTGGTGAGGCGCAGTTAAGAATGGTTaatgtatatgtctgttaagcaTGCACTGTGTATGTAGTTCATCCTCATTCATGGGGTCTCAGACTGAAGTTTTCAGCCAGCATGGACTTACCTACTTTTTGggataaaatttacttttttgttaCAGACAAAATTTTGGTGTGGTGTGAATGCTGTGGGATCAGTGtgaatatttgttttctgtaattttatcattattacataatatttgtaatacatgttttgttttttaatttgaaagcATAAACTTTTCTATTGTTCAAAGACTTTTTGATGACTTAACCCTTAATAGTGTTGAGTACTAAATTGAGGACTGCATCttctcattttttacattttagagAACAAAGTAACGTTAATTTAATCTGAAAAGTACATATCACTTGGTATTTCTGTCTTGGTAGCAGTGGTGACACAAATTAGTTTCATTAACTCCTACATGGTTGGAAATCactgatcaagaaagtgaaagaagaaCAACTATAATGAAAAACCTCAATCCTCAGTAGGAATTAGGTTACATTAGTCAGGTGAATTTATAGCTAACCTATATGTGTGCTAATGGAGATGGGAAGAACCTTTGCAAAGCATTTTATCTGGTAAAACTTGAGTAGAGTGAGGTTGGGAGGCATCCTAACAGGATTACTGTGGCTTGTTGTTGGTAAATGGGAGCAATTGTTGTGCCCCCTCAGAACCTTACCTTTCGGTAACAGTGGAGGTAACAATAAAAACCAGCCAGCAGAGATAGGACTCCTGGGCCAAGCTGGCTGATTGTAAAGCTGTAGTAGATGACTGTTGGCGGTGCTCAGCCAGAGCAAGATGGGGAGGGAAGAGTCAACAAACTCTCTGGAGGCTGGGCCGTTCCTGTGGTGGGAAAGTAGGCCTTAGCTTCATGGATGAGATGTAGGTCTTAAGATTAGCCTCCCCTTTTTGGATTGCTTACTTACCAAGTAACCTGATAATAACCTGGTTTTCTGTGTAACTGCCTCTAGGAAGAAAATACACTGTTCATGCTGACATAGGTATTTCAGTCTGCATGGTAAAAGTTATACATCTTACTACAAAATAATAAACTGGCTggtttataatgtgtcttgggagTTTTATTGTGAGTCCACAGCGCTCCCACATCCTACTCATATCGGAACAATTTGGGTGCCAGTTAGAGGGATGGGGTCCAGACATGTGAGTTCACTGCAGAGCCTTCTTGGCCGTACCTTGTCTCTTGGTGCCTTTTCCAGGTAAGAGTCCAGCCTGAGCGTAGTCTAAATTGGGGGTTGGCAAAATGGCCAATGGGCCAGATTCTGCCCATGGCTTGTTTTTGTATTGCTtaggagctaagaatggttttacaTCTTTAgagggctttaaaaaaaaagaatatgtgacaGACTttgtgtggcccacaaagcctaccatatttactctctggtcctttacagaaaaagttcgcTAGCCGCTGGTCTAAATCAGTGATTTCATAACACTGACTGAACATTAAAATCATCtggggaactttttttttttttgggacgaagatcagccctgagctaacatccacgccaatcctctttttgctgaggaagactggccctgagcgaacatccgggccgatgttcctccactttatgtgggaggccgccacagcatggcctgacaagcggtgcatcagtgcgcgcctggcatctgaacccgggctgccagcaacagagtgcacgcacttaactgctatgccgcgGGGCGGGCCcctggggaacttttaaaaacaCTGATACCCAGGGGCGCATCCCCAGACCCGTTGAGTCAGACCCTGGTGCTCTCTGGTGGGGCCTGGGtgttaggatttttttaaagctcccagatgattctgatgagcAACCAGAGTTGAAAACCACTAATCtaagaatatttgaaaagaaattaattggtatttttttctttcctcctctcatGCTTCCATTTTCAAATGTGCTTGTTAAATCTAATAGTATAAAtagtataaagtgaaaattaagtTTTCATCTCAGCTTTGTTTCCTGGGACTTGATTCTTGTGTCTCCTTCCAAAGAGTTTCTTTGTGTGTACTGCTATGTGCATCCTCTCACCTTTTTCCTTACACAAATGGGGTAGCTTGCTGTATGTAGTGTTTCATAACTTTGGAGCTCATTTCATAACAGAACACAGCCgctcatttttaatggctgtgtggtACTCCATTATATGGAAGTAGcaccagttttttaaaattggTAGATGTTTAGGTTGTTTTAGTAGTTTGCTATTACGAATACTGTGCCACAGTGGATATTAGTGCCACTAATGCAAATAGTGCCACAGTGGATATTCTTATATATAAGACTTTGAGTATTTCTGGATATTTTTATAGGAAGTATTCTAAAAGTGATTGTGGAGTCAAAGTATATGTGCATGTAACATTTTGTTCGTTATTGCCCTCCAAAGCCATTGTAGTTCCAGCACCAACTTATGAAAGTGCTCCTTTGCTTGCCCTCTTGCCAACACTTACTAAATTGATCTTTGCCACTTGGATAATTGAAAATgctctttctcactttttttaaattgtggtaaaaaacacgttacatttaccatcttaactttttttttttgtgaggaagattgtccctgagctgacatgtgtgtca
This genomic stretch from Diceros bicornis minor isolate mBicDic1 chromosome 6, mDicBic1.mat.cur, whole genome shotgun sequence harbors:
- the NOLC1 gene encoding nucleolar and coiled-body phosphoprotein 1 isoform X1; protein product: MADAGLRRVVPSDLYPLVLGFLRDNQLSEVANKFAKATGATQQDANASSLLDIYSFWLNRSTKAPKRKLQANGPVTKKAKKKTSSSDSSEDSSEEEEAQGPPSKKAAVPAKQISLPQHPGKAASKESESSSSEESSDDDKEEDKNKKPVQKGVKPQAKAVKAPPKKAKSSDSDSDSDSSSEDEAPKNQKPKTTPVAAKTQAKAPAKPGTPARAAPKVANGKAVSGNSSSSSSSSSSSSSDDSEEEKAAPISKKTVPKKQVVAKAPVKAAAAPTRKSSSSEDSSSDDEEEEQKKPMKKKPGPYSSVPPPSAPPPKKSLGTQAPKKAAEKKQAVESSEESSDESDSSSEEEKKPPAKAVISKAATKPAPTKKAAESSSDSSDSDSSEDEAPAKPASTTKSPSSKPAATPKQPAAKLATTPKQPASSGPKPLTRKADSSSSEEESSSSEEEKTKTTVATSKSKVTTKAAPSLPVKQASQGDGDSSSDSDSSSSEEEEQKTSKSPVKKKPQKASGAIAPSKPASTKKAKAESNSSSSSDDSSEEEEEKPKGKGTPRPQAPKTSGNSALTAQNGKADGNEEEEEKKKVVVAVSKPGSGKKRKQNEASKEVETPQAKKIKLQTPNTFPKRKKGEKRASSPFRRIREEEIEVDARVADNSFDAKRGAAGDWGERANQVLKFTKGKSFRHEKTKKKRGSYRGGSISVQVNSIKFDSE
- the NOLC1 gene encoding nucleolar and coiled-body phosphoprotein 1 isoform X2, producing the protein MADAGLRRVVPSDLYPLVLGFLRDNQLSEVANKFAKATGATQQDANASSLLDIYSFWLKSTKAPKRKLQANGPVTKKAKKKTSSSDSSEDSSEEEEAQGPPSKKAAVPAKQISLPQHPGKAASKESESSSSEESSDDDKEEDKNKKPVQKGVKPQAKAVKAPPKKAKSSDSDSDSDSSSEDEAPKNQKPKTTPVAAKTQAKAPAKPGTPARAAPKVANGKAVSGNSSSSSSSSSSSSSDDSEEEKAAPISKKTVPKKQVVAKAPVKAAAAPTRKSSSSEDSSSDDEEEEQKKPMKKKPGPYSSVPPPSAPPPKKSLGTQAPKKAAEKKQAVESSEESSDESDSSSEEEKKPPAKAVISKAATKPAPTKKAAESSSDSSDSDSSEDEAPAKPASTTKSPSSKPAATPKQPAAKLATTPKQPASSGPKPLTRKADSSSSEEESSSSEEEKTKTTVATSKSKVTTKAAPSLPVKQASQGDGDSSSDSDSSSSEEEEQKTSKSPVKKKPQKASGAIAPSKPASTKKAKAESNSSSSSDDSSEEEEEKPKGKGTPRPQAPKTSGNSALTAQNGKADGNEEEEEKKKVVVAVSKPGSGKKRKQNEASKEVETPQAKKIKLQTPNTFPKRKKGEKRASSPFRRIREEEIEVDARVADNSFDAKRGAAGDWGERANQVLKFTKGKSFRHEKTKKKRGSYRGGSISVQVNSIKFDSE